Part of the Labrenzia sp. PHM005 genome is shown below.
CCGGAGGACCGCGAAGCGCTGGAAGCCTTGCCTGGCGTTGGCCGCAAAACAGCCAACGTGGTTTTGAACATCTTCTTCGGCCATCCGACGATTGCGGTCGACACCCACCTTTTCCGGCTCGGCAACCGGATCGGCATTGCGCCTGGCAAAACGCCGCTGGACGTCGAAAAGTCGATGGAAAAAGCCGTGCCGAAAGAGTTTTCCCTACACGCCCACCACTGGCTGATCCTGCATGGACGCTACATCTGCAAAGCTCGCAAACCGGAATGCAAACGCTGTGTGATCTATGACCTGTGCCGCAGCCCGGAGAAAGAAAAGTTCGATGCCGTGCCGGATATTGCAGAACGCACTGCGGTGATGGTCGCTCATGGAAAGACGAGGCTGACAGCTTGATGAAGGTTCCCGCGCCAACAGAACGGCTGCAGTTTCGTGAGGCTAGAGAAGCAGACGCTGCGTTCTTTTTCGAATTGATGAATCAGGAAAGCTATATTCGCGGGATCGCTGATCGCGGCATTACTTCGCAGGAAAAAGCTGCGGAGCATATTCGTGAAAAACACACTGCAAGTTATGAAAGAAACGGCTTTGGCCTTTGGCTTGTAGAAAAAACCGGCTGTAGAACACCCATTGGCATCTCAGGGCTCGTTGATCGTGAGGGCTTTGACATTCCCGATCTTGGCTATGGATTCCTGGACGCTCATACAGCTAAGGGGTATGCGCGCGAAGCCGCTTTGAGTGTGCTGGAATTTGCTGAAAATACTCTGAAATTGAGTGCTCTGTGCGCGATTGTGTCTCCAGATAACACCCGATCAAGTCATCTGCTGAAGATGGTTGGATTTACCTTCAGCAAACAAAACAGTTATCCGCCAACCGGCGAACCCATTGATGTATATCTCTGGAATGCACGCTAGCAGCGCGCAATTTGCGCCTTACCGCTTCTTGCGCAGCCGGACGACGACGTCAACGTGAACAACTTCCATGCCTTCCGGGATTTCCGGCAGCTGGCCAATGCTCACTTCGTCGCTTGGAATATCGATCACCTCATTTTCACCTTCGATGAAGAAGTGGTGGTGATCGGACACTTTGGTGTCGAAATAGGTCTTGGTGCCTTCAATGGCGACTTCGCGCAAAAGGCCAGCTTCCGTGAACTGGTGCAGCGTGTTGTAGACCGTTGCCAAAGACACCGGAACATCGGCCGCAACGGCTTCTTCATGCAGAAGTTCGGCAGACAGGTGCCGGTCGCCCTTTGAATAGAGCAACTCAGCCAGCGAGACCCGTTGCCGCGTTGGCCGCAAACCAGCGTCACGCAACATGTTGGTTACATCTTTCCCGGCCGTTTCGGTCATCATCTCGATCGTCATTCAGATCCGGTCCAAGTCTCGTTTGCCAGCTTTCAGCGCATCCCAGCCCGCTAGAGCGCGGTTTCGCTCAAGGTAAAAACCCCGGTACTGGCCTATATCTGCCATTTCTTGCACCTAACATGCAAGTTTTAATGACAAAGCCACTTTTGGCCTTGTCGTCACAAATCATGCAGCGCAGCAATTAATAAGTTCGAAAAACCGCAGAAAAAGGGGCAAACTTCACGCAAACGACATCTTTCGGTCATGGTTCCCCTGTGTTAGGAAGGCGCCACAATCGAAACGAAAACAAACCCATAACAAGCTCTGTTCAAAGAGACTTGCGGAAAAAAGACGGAAATTGAATGACCGATCGCCGCTCCAGCTACGACTACGAAGCTCTTCTCGCCTGCGGCCGCGGCGAGCTGTTTGGCCCGGGCAATGCGCAATTGCCTCTCCCGCCGATGTTGATGTTCGACCGGATTACGGAGATTTCCGAAACCGGCGGCGAATATGACAAGGGTTATGTCCGGGCAGAATTCGATATCAAGCCGGACCTGTGGTTCTTTCCGTGCCACTTTCAGGGCAATCCGATCATGCCAGGCTGTCTGGGTTTGGACGCCCTGTGGCAGCTGACTGGTTTTCATCTGGGCTGGCAGGGGCTTGAAGGCAAAGGCATGGCGCTCTCCACCGGTGAAATCAAGTTTAAAGGCATGGTCACGCCGGAAACAAAGCTCGTGGAATATGGCGTTGATTTCAAACGCGTCATGAAAGGCCGCTTGGTTCTGGGCATTGCAGACGGCTGGCTGAAAGCTGACGGCGAGCAAATCTACAAGGCAAAAGATCTGCGTGTGGGCCTGTCCACCGCATAAATGTGCCCAACAGGGCATCAAAAAGTTCCAGCCGGCGCTCCTGAATTGGGAGGCGCCGGTTCATCCATTCTAAGGGCCGGGCCATTTGGCCAGATATCTAAAGCCCATCGAAATGTTAGGAGACCGCAATGAGACGCGTTGTCGTCACCGGGATCGGAATCGTGTCATCCATCGGTTCCAATGCACAAGAAGTTCTGACAAGCCTGCGCGAAGGCAAATCCGGGATCAGCTTTGCGCCAGATTACGCCGAGCACGGCTT
Proteins encoded:
- a CDS encoding GNAT family N-acetyltransferase translates to MKVPAPTERLQFREAREADAAFFFELMNQESYIRGIADRGITSQEKAAEHIREKHTASYERNGFGLWLVEKTGCRTPIGISGLVDREGFDIPDLGYGFLDAHTAKGYAREAALSVLEFAENTLKLSALCAIVSPDNTRSSHLLKMVGFTFSKQNSYPPTGEPIDVYLWNAR
- the irrA gene encoding iron response transcriptional regulator IrrA, which codes for MTIEMMTETAGKDVTNMLRDAGLRPTRQRVSLAELLYSKGDRHLSAELLHEEAVAADVPVSLATVYNTLHQFTEAGLLREVAIEGTKTYFDTKVSDHHHFFIEGENEVIDIPSDEVSIGQLPEIPEGMEVVHVDVVVRLRKKR
- the fabA gene encoding 3-hydroxyacyl-[acyl-carrier-protein] dehydratase FabA; the encoded protein is MTDRRSSYDYEALLACGRGELFGPGNAQLPLPPMLMFDRITEISETGGEYDKGYVRAEFDIKPDLWFFPCHFQGNPIMPGCLGLDALWQLTGFHLGWQGLEGKGMALSTGEIKFKGMVTPETKLVEYGVDFKRVMKGRLVLGIADGWLKADGEQIYKAKDLRVGLSTA